In Ascaphus truei isolate aAscTru1 chromosome 7, aAscTru1.hap1, whole genome shotgun sequence, one genomic interval encodes:
- the NDUFB3 gene encoding NADH dehydrogenase [ubiquinone] 1 beta subcomplex subunit 3, giving the protein MGHGHEDHGHGKMELPDYRQWKVEGTPMEVVQERLAKKGLRDPWARNEAWRFMGGFATPVTFKDVLLRGAKWGFAAFVVALGVEYAFFPPKKNGGHH; this is encoded by the exons ATGGGCCACGGGCATGAGGATCACGGGCATGGCAAGATGGAACTGCCCGACTATAGGCAATGGAAAGTAGAGGGCACACCAATGGAGGTCGTACAGGAGAGGCTGGCAAAGAAAGGGCTGAGGGATCCGTGGGCAAG GAACGAGGCCTGGAGGTTCATGGGAGGCTTCGCTACCCCTGTTACTTTTAAGGACGTCCTGCTGCGAGGCGCTAAGTGGGGCTTTGCTGCCTTTGTGGTGGCGCTGGGGGTGGAATATGCGTTCTTTCCGCCAAAGAAAAACGGGGGGCATCATTGA